From the genome of Croceibacterium atlanticum:
CGGTCCAGCGCAGCACATTATCCTCGCGCACGGTGACGATCAGCTTCTCCCACCGTTCCTTCCGCTCGGCCAGCGGCATGTGCAGGGCGCGATTGATGTTATGCGATACATCGTCCGGACTGTGCGGATTGACCAGCAAGGCATCCTGCAATTGCTGTGCCGCACCGGCAAAGCGCGAAAGGACAAGCACGCCCGGATCTTCGGGATCCTGCGCCGCGACATATTCCTTCGCCACCAGATTCATCCCGTCACGCAGGGGGGTCACCAGACCGATCTTCGCCGCGCGGTAGAAGCCGAACAGTTCCTCCTGCGAATAGCCCTTGTTGACATAGCGGATCGGCACAACATCGACTTCCGAACGCGCGCCATTGATCTGGCCGGTCTTCTGTTCCAGCGTGGCGCGAATATCCTGATAGCTGCCGATATCCTCCCGGCTGGGCGGCGCGATCTGGATATAGACCAGGTCACGCACCTGATCCGGATAGGTATCGAAGAACCGGCCAATCCCGTCGATCCGTTCTGGCAGGCCCTTGGAATAATCCAGCCGGTCCACGCCGATCATGGCAACACGGTGCCTCGTGCTGGACATCAGGCGCTGCTGCGCCTGCCGCGCCTTTCCTGTATCGCCCTTGGCCATGAAGTGATCGTAATCGATGCCAATCGGATAGGACTTGGCCCGTGACGTGCGCCCGTCGAGCCGGATCTCACCCGTCTTGTCATTCACTTCGGCGCCCAGTTCCTTCCGGCAATAATGCAGGAAGCTTTCCAGCCACTCGTCATTCTGGAACCCGATCAGGTCATAATGCAGCATCGAGCGGACAAGCCGCTCATGATAGGGCAAGGATACGAACAGGCGCGTTGGCGGCCATGGGATATGCAGGAAGAAGCCGATCTGGTTGTTCACCCCCCGCGCCCGCAATCGTTCGCCCAGCGGCATCAGATGGTAATCGTGGACCCAGACAGTGTCATTCTTCTCGATCAGCGGCAGAACACTATCGGCAAAGCGTTCATTCACGCGTTCGTAACCGCGGCCGAATTCCCGCTCATACTCGGTCAGGTCGATCCGGTAATGGAACAGCGGCCACAAGGTGGAATTGGCGTAGCCGTTATAATATTCCTCGATATCCTGCGGTTCGAGATCGATGGTCGCGGTCGTCACGCCGTCAGCTGATCGCTGGACATGGATATCGCCGGAATATTCGTCCACTTCCTGGCCGGACCAGCCAAACCAGATCCCGCCATGTTTGCGAAGCGCCGAATTCAGCGCCCCGGCCAAGCCGCCCTGCGCCCCGGCGGCGCCCCTGGCCTTGGGAACGGCGACGCGATTCGAAATAACGACAAGGCGTGTCATCGTACCGTGTTCCAACTCTTGGATATCAAACCCGCACAGTTAATCACTCCTACCAGCGAGTAGGTCTGCGGGAAGTTCCCCCAGAGTTCGCCCGTTTCGAAGTCCATGTCTTCGGACAGCAGACCCGACTTGGTGCGATGGCCCAGCATGATGCAGAAAAGCTCGCGCGCTTCTTCCTTGCGGCCTGAACGGACCAGCGCATCGATGAGCCAGAAGGTACAGATATTGAATGCCGTTTCGGGCAAGCCGAAATCATCCTCTGCCGCATAGCGAAGCATATGTTCGCCCCGCCGCAGATCGCGTTCAACCATTTCGAAGGTCGAAAGGAAGCGCGGATCGTCCGGTTCCAGAAAACGCAATTCGACCATCTGCAACAGGCTGGCATCGAGATAATCGCTTTCAAACGACGCACCGAAATGGCCGCCATCGCCATTTTCGACCCAGGCTTCCGTCTCGATCTTTTCCCGGATCGTATCGGCCCGTTCGCGCCAATGAGCTGCGCGATCTTCCTTGCCCAGATAATCGGCAACATTGGCCAGCCGATCACAGGCCGCCCAGCTCATGACCGAAGAATAGGTGTGGACTTCCTGCCTCGTGCGGAACTCCCACAGGCCCGCATCAGGCTGGTCATACATTTTCCACGCCATTTCGCCGACCTGCTCAAGGCTTTCAAAATCGCGATCCGTCGCCATGCGCAGCAGCCGCTTGTCAAAGAAAGCCTGGGTCGTGGGCAGCACGATCTGCCCGTAACAGTCATGCTGGACCTGCATATATGCGGCATTGCCCCGCCTCACCGGCCCCATCCCCCGATATCCTGCGAGGAATGGCGCAGTGGTTTCGTCCAGTTCCGCAACGCCCATGACGGAATAGAGCGGCTGGATCTGCCCGCCTTTCGCGTCGTCCACGATGTTGCGGAGATAGGCCAGATATTTCTCCAGCACGTCCAGCGCGCCAAGCCGGTTGAGCGCCTGCACCGTGTAATAGGAATCACGAATCCAGCAGTACCGATAATCCCAGTTGCGCCCCGTATTCGGTGCTTCGGGAATGGAGGTGGTCAGGGCGGCAACAATCGCGCCGGTTTCCTCGTGCTGGCACAGCTTCAGCGTGATGGCACAGCGAATGACCTCGTCCTGCCATTCAAACGGCGTTGCAAGCCCGCGCGCCCAGAGCTGCCAGTATTTGCGCGTCTGCGCTTCCATCCGGCGCACTTCGGACCGGATATTTCCGCCAAAGGGTTCATCCGGGCCGAGGAAGAAATGCTGGTCGCTCTCTACCCGGTAAACCCGCTGATCCAGCACATAGCCCACCGGCGCATCGGTGGAGAGGCGCAATGCCTGCGGGCCGACAAGATAGCGGATATGGTTGGTGCCATTGGTGGTTTCAGCCACCTGTGCGCCATAATCGCGCATCGGCTTGAGCGTGACCTTCAGCCGCGGCGCACCGGCGATAGGCCGGACGATGCGGGCATAGGCAACGGGGCGATACATGCGGCCGGACCGTTCAAACCGGGGCGAGAAATCGGAGATTTCCACCACGCTGCCATCTTCCGCCTCCAGCCGGGTGATCAGGATCGGCGTGTTCCGGTCATAGCACTGGGTCGCAGAAACCTGTCCTTCCAGCTCGAACCGCCAGACGCCGACATTGCCGCTGTCGCCATTGAGCAGGGAACAGAAGACAGGATCGCCATCGACACGGGGCACGCAGCCCCAGACCAGGCCAGCGCGGCTGTCGATCAGGCCCGACACCTGGCAATTGCCGATCGGCCAGAGCTCCAGATTGGTTTCGCCGTTACTCACAGGCCGAGCCAATCATAAACATCGGCAATCTCCGGAAGGCGGTATTTCGCCGATGTGGGGGAGCGATCGCCCACCAATATGCCGAATCCTCCAAGCTCTTCGGCAGCCTTGAAGCCATCTTCATCGGTAATGTCATCACCGACAAAGACCGGGCGAGCGCCCGCAAAGGGGGGGACTTCCATGAAGGCCCTTACCGCCCCGCCCTTGTCCGCGCCGGGGCGGACAAGTTCGATCACCGATTTGCCCCGTTTGACGTGGAGATCATGCTCTGCCGCAAGCTTTTCAGCGAATTCCAATCCGGTTTCCTCCAGTTCCGGCGCAGCGCGATAATGCAGCGCCGCCCCATGGGGCTTGGTTTCCAGCATAAATCCGCTGTCGCGGATGAAATCGTCGAGCAAGGCAATTGCCGCGGCGGGCAAGGCTTCCGGTTCGGTGCCGAGCGTTGACCCGTCAGGCAACAGGCGGGCAATACCGTGCGATCCGGCCCGCGCCATCGGCAATTGGCCCAGATGATTTTCCAGATTGGGAATGGCGCGGCCGCTGACCAGCGCAACGCGCCCGTCCATCCGATCGCCCAGATCAACGAGACGTTTTCCCAGATCGGCCGGAACGGAGATTTTTTCCGGCCCCTCGGCGATTTCCACCAATGTGCCATCAAAATCGAGAAAGAGCGCGACATCGCTCTCGCCGCGCAATGCCTCCAGCGCTGGCGGAGCCTCAAGTGAGATTTGCCCGTGCATCGCCACAGGCCTTACCTATCAGCGTCCAAGCGTCAATTGGCGATCCGGGTTTGGCACCGCCTAATCGCCAAGATCACGGGATTCCGGTCCATCGGGCAAAGAAAAAGCCGCCGGATCTCTCCAGCGGCTTTCCGTTTTGAAATCCCGTATGGGAACCAGGCCTTACGGGCTGGTCGGCAGATCGTCGTTGTCATTGTCGTTGATGCCGACGAGCACAACCGTCAGGGCGGCAGCGGCCAGGACACCAACGAGAATGGCCGGGCTAGCCTTTTCAGATTCGGAAACCGGCGAAGAGCTGCGGCTGTTTGCAACCGGAGCCGCTTGGGCTGCGCTGGTGCCAGCGACCAGAGCGGCAATTGCCGTCCCGAGGATATACTTACGCATCATCTTCTCCACCTCTTTATTTCGACTACGCAACTACACGTATAAGATTGTGTGCGGCAAGGGTTTTTTGCGCCGCATCGCCTGTATTCCGGGATGAAACGATCCAAATGGGTGATCCCTCCCCCCATGAACGCCAGCAAACAAAAAGAAACGGCGGCACCGTTAGGCGCCGCCGTTCCCTTTCTTTTCAGCAGCCGGAATTAAAATCCCCGGCTATTTGCCGGATCAGAAGCCGAACAGGATCGAACCGCTGATGGCACGCGGAGCGCCAATCTGGACATTCGGGCCCGAATTATCGAGCGAACCGTCATATCCGCCGACATAGAACTCATCGAACAGGTTCGAGACGTTCAGCTGCAGCGCGATATCGCCGCCCAGCGGGCTCTGGCCCACGGTGTAGCGAAGATCGAGATCGACCACGGTGTAGCTGCCGGTCTTTGCACTGTGAATGTCGTTCACCCAGCGCGAGCCGGTGTGCTTCACCTGCGCGCCCAGATCGAATTCACCAAAGCTGACCTGCCCGCGGGCACCGAAGGAATAGGCTGGCGCACCACTCTCGCGATTACCGGCCGTGGGAAGGAACACGGGGAGTCCGTCGCCATCGACACCTTCCTGAATGTCGTCCTTGATTTCGGATTCGTTCAACGAACCGAAAACATAGAGCAACGTATTCGTGGTCGGGCGAATGGCAACCGATGCATCGATGCCGTATTTGTCGACCCGTCCAAGGTTCCGGTAAAGATATTCATCCAGAACCGGATCATAGGAAGTCGCAAGACGATTGTTGTAGCGGGTGAACCAGCCTGCAATCTGCGCTTCCACGATGCCGGACTGATAACGGAAACCGAGGTCGAAACTGTCGGTGGTTTCCGGAACCGGCCGTGCTTCCGGCGTATAGTCCAGATAGAACGAATCATAGAGCGGATCCGTGCCGGGGACCGAAATGCCCTTGGCGTAGTTCGCGAACACTGATGCATCGGGGACAAAGAAGTAGGTGAAGCCTGCGCTCGGCAGCAGCTTGTCATACTTGTAGGTCCGCTTCTGCGGCGGTGCCGCGTTCGGATTCGCAGCTTCGTAAGCCGTCGTATCCTGGTTGCCCAGGCAATCGATATAACCCGACGCCGAAGTCGTATAGCAACGCTGGTCCAGCTTGCGCGTGAAGAACGGTGCGGCAAGCCCCAGAACGACCGTCAGATCATCTTCCAGGAAACGGCCACGATATTCACCCGCCACCTTGTTCAGGATGGCGAAGGACTTGCGATCACGCTTGTTGAGCGCAAACCCGTCCACCGTGAACAGCGGATCGTTGATCGGGAACACGTCCTGAATATCGCCATTGATGTCCGCCATGGAAGTCATGCCGGTCTGGCGATGGTTTGCGTGGTCCCAGGTATAGGCCAGGCGCACGCGATGCTGGTCGGAAATCTCGTAAGCCAACGAACCGATCACACCGAAACGATGCGTACGGGTCTGGCTGGGATCGAAGCCGCTGACTTCGTCCAGCATGTCTCCGTCGCCGTTCAGATCGCGGCCGAAATAATAGCCACCCCGGATGAAGCCGGTATATTCGACACCATTGATGGTGCGGGTACCTTCGAGGAGTTCCTCGTTACCGCCGCCATTCGCCTTCACATACTGGTAGCTCGGGTCCAGCGTGAGGATCAGGTTGTCAGCAAGCGTCAGGCGTGCCGAACCGCGGATATTGCCGGTGTTGGAAGGATTCCAGCGACGATCGAAATCGGCACCGCAACCATTCACGCCATCCGGATCGACATAGCCCGGAGCAGCAACTTCTGCCGGCGTTTCGAAAACCCCCGGCGAGCTTGTGATCGTGCAGGGATAGTTGATGTCGTAGAAGCGCGCTCTCTTCTCGCCGGCATCAACCAGGTCCTGCAATTCGGTTGCGCGGTACTTCGATCCTGCGAAATTGTTGCGGTTTTCGTTGTAATGGCCGGAAATCGACAGGAAGTCGCCATTCGAGCCGAGATCCTGGAAAATGCGGCCGTTGAACTGCGTCTTCTGGATCTGGCCGTAATTGTTGAAGGCGTTGTCATACTTCGTATAGCTGCCCGACACGAAGGCGTAGGTGCCGAAGCCGGACAGATCGCCGGTGTCGATCATGCCGAAAGCGCGCTTGTAAGGGCGGCTGCCGGCGCCATCGGCAACCACGTCGCCATAGGAAAATGTCGCGGTGATGCCGAATTCGTCAGCCGGGCGGCGGGTACGGATGTTGATCGTACCACCCGCGGCGGAAGCAGTCGGGCTGTCGATATCGGTAACGCCGAGATTCACGTTCACCGATTCCAGCACTTCGGAATCGACCTGCTGGTTGGTGTACATGGCGTAGTTGCCGGAATCGTTTAGCGGGATGCCGTCCACGGTCTGCGAAACGCGGTCAGCGCCGAAACCACGAATGGTGAAGGAACCGCCGGACGAGCCCCAGGGATCGTTGTTCTGGAAGCTGACGCCCGGAACAAGATTGACGATGTCGTTTACGGTCTGACCGGGACGCTGTTCGCGAATGACTTCCTGGTTGAGAACCTGCTTCGCCTTGGGCGTATCGGGGATTTCCACCCCGCCGACACCCAGCTGGAGAGCGCCGGTGACGATGATCGTATCTTCTTCGAAATCGAGCGCGCCGGTAGATTGAGCTGCGGCGGGCGATGCAAGCAGCGCAGCGGCCGCCATCGATGCCGAGCTGGCGGCCACTAGAAACCTGGTCTTCATTTCGGAATGTTCCCTTGTTGATTCCCTGACGTGGCGCTTGCGTATGGACCGCCGGAGACTCAACAGTGTCAGGCCGATGACAATATGGTTACAGCCGCGACCAAGCCTCCAAGAGGGCCAGTGAGACGACCTTTAACCCTTGAATTCACGCGCCTTTTTACCCGCTGTTGCCGCATCGCAACATAGCGGGAGAAGTTTATTGCGGTGCAAAACTCACGAAGGTGCGAGCGGTTCCCGCAGGGGTTCAGACCAGATTGATCTCGCGCAGGCGCTGCATCAGGTAATCATGCGCCGTTATTGGCGCCTCCACCTCGTGCTCCCGCCCTTCTTCGACGCATTGGCTCAGTGCGCGGATTTCAAAGTCGGGCCGGAAGTGGAGGAAGAAGGGCATGGAATAGCGTGATCGACGCGCAGCCTCGCCGACAGGGTTGACCACGCGATGGGTCGTGGACCGCATCACGCCATTGGTCAGGCGCTGCAACATGTCGCCAATATTCACTGCCAGCGCACCTTCGGGCGGCGCGACCGAAAGCCATTTTCCTTCCCGCGAAAGCAATTGAAGCCCGGATTCCTCGGCACCCAACAACAGGGTGATCGTGTTGATATCTTCATGCGCGGCGGCCCGGATCGCGCCATCGGCGGATTCCGGCACGGGCGGGTAATGCAGCAGCCGCATTACCGAATTGCCATTCTCCACCGTCGGATCGAAAAAGTCCTCCTCCAGCCCGAGATGCAGCGCAATTGCCGACAATATGCGGCGGCCGGTGGTTTCAAAGGCCAGGAACAGTTCCTCGAACGTTTGCTGGAAACCTTCGATCTCCTGCGGCCAGACATTGGGCGGCATGAATTCTTCCAGCGGATCGCCTGGCGGCAGGCTGCGGCCGACATGCCAGAATTCCTTCAGATCGTTGATCTGGGCATCCTTCGCCCGTTCCGTACCGAAGGGAGTATAGCCGCGCGCACCGCCCATCCCGGCCAGGTGATATTGCCGCTTCACATCTTCCGGCAACGCGAAGAACTGCCTGGACAGATCCCATGCACGGGCAATCAGATCAGGCGCAATGGGATGGTCGCGCACGATCGCGAAACCATATTCGGTGAAGGAACGGCCCAGCTCATCCGAAAAATCGGCGAGCGGACGGGTGAGGGATACGGATGCGACTTCGGTCATGGCCGCCGCTTACACCTGCAGGAAGAGTCCCGCCAGAGCCGCGCTCATCAGATTGGCCAGCGAACCGGCAGCCAGGGCACGAAGGCCCAATTTGGCGATAACGGGCCGCTGGTTGGGGGCCAGCCCACCCGTGACCGCCATCTGAATCGCGATCGAGCTGAAATTGGCAAAACCGCACAATGCGAAAGTGACAATGGCCCGCGAACGATCGCCCAGAGCCGACGCGTTCACCATGTCCAGTTCGATGAAGGCGACGAATTCGTTCAACACCACCTTGGTGCCGAACAATCCGCCAGCATAACCTGCTTCGCCCCACGGCACGCCGATCAGGAACATGATCGGGGCAAAAATCCAGCCAAGGATCTGCTGGAAGGACAGGGCCGGATAACCGAACCATCCCCCCACAGCGCCCAGCAACCCGTTGGCCAGCGCCACCAGTGCAACGAATGCCAGCAACATGGCGCCAACCGCCACGGCCAGCTTCACGCCGGTCTGCGCGCCCTGCGCCGCCGCTTCGATGATATTGGCCGGAACTTTGCCATCCTCGAACGTCTCGGCGACTTCGACTTCATGCGGTTTTTCGCCTTCGGTCAGCGCCGCGGGGCCTTCCGCGCTGATGCGCGACCGCGGCAGCACGATCTCGCCGTTCTCGTCCACATATTGGCCCGGCGTATCGGGCATGATCAGCTTGGCCATCAGGATGCCGCCCGGCGCGGACATGAAGGTCGCCGCCAGTAGAAAGGGCAGATATTCACGCCCCAGCACCCCGGCATAGGCGGCCAGGATCGTGCCCGCGACACCAGCCATCCCCACTGTCATCAATGTGAAGAGTTGCGACGGTTTGAGCGCCGCCAGATATGGCCGCACCACAAGCGGGCTTTCCGACTGGCCGACAAAGATATTCGCCGCCGCCCCGAGCGATTCGACCCGCGTGATGCCGGTGATCCAGGCTATCGCCCCGCCCAGCCAGCGCACCACGCGCTGCATCACACCCAGATAATAGAAGATCGACACCAGCGAAGCGAAGAAGATGATGACCGGCAGGGCGGAGATCACGAAAGTGCCGGACAGCGGGTTGCTTTCCGCCGAACCGAACAGGAATTCCGTCCCCGCATTGGCATAGGACAGCAGCGCCGAAACACCATCAGAAAGCCCACGAATTGCCGCCCTGCCCCACGGCACGCGGAGCACGAACAGCGCCATGCCGGCCTGCAGGCCGAATGCCGCCAGCACCACCCGGAGGCGGATATTGCGGCGATCGGTGGAAATGAGGACGGCGATCGCGATGATCGCAGCAATGCCTAACAGGCTGGTCAGTGCTTCGGGCATAGAGGCAGGAATGTGGGGAAAGTCCGGTGCTGGAAAGGAATTAGGTTATTGAAGCAAAAGCCGACTGCGCTCAAGCAGGCTTCTCCGATTTGTCACACACTCCCCTCCCCGCAGCGAAAGTTCCCTATCCAATGTCCGGCCAGCACCCGACACATATGATGACCGCCAGCCTGCCCAAGGCCCTGTATGTATTCACGGCTTTCTACGGGGGCATGGTCTGCATCGCCGGTGTCCTGGGCGCGAAGCAGGTGGCGCTCGGCCCGCTGGCGGTGGAAGCAGGCATTTTCCCCTTCCTGCTATTGGTGGCGATTTCCAGCACCGTTTCAGCGCATTATGGCAAGGCGGTGGCCGATCTTCTGGTTCGGTTCGGCTTTGTGCCGCTGATAATCGCGATCCTGCTCACTTTCCTCGTGATCCAGTTGCCCACGGATCCCGGCATGTACGAACCGGCCAAGGAAGCCTTCCCCATCATCCTGGGGCAGAGCTGGCGCCTGATGGCCGCGGGCATCCTCGCCTATGGCGTATCGATGACTCTTAACGTCTATCTGTTCGACAGGCTGGGAAAGATCGGCTCACGCTTTGTAGCCGTGCGCGGCGCGGTGGCCTCGCTGATCAGCCAGGTGGTCGACACGCTCGTCTTCATCACCGTGTCATTCTACGGCGTCCGTCCGATATCGCAGCTGATCGCGGGACAGGCGCTGGCGAAGGTGGTTCTTTCGATCGTGCTCGTGCCGCTGCTGATCCGCGCCTTTCTGGCGATCGCGCGCAAGATCGATGGCAGCGGTGAGGCCGCTGCCGCCTGAACGGCCATTATCGATTTGTCGGTAATGGTAGCGGAGGAGGGATCCATGGATGCCAGTTATCCAATTGATAATTTAGGATACATTTAGAGGAGACCCCAGAAATACCCCCTTCACTACCCCCAATATGGGGTTTTACGATAAGACAATTCAGGGATCGGACGAGCTGAGTTCAGACACCATTTGACCAAGTGATTTTTGTCTCTTCAAAGGTCAGAAACGAGTCAGAGTCGCTGCTCTTCGCACAGCGTCGGATCATTAGGCCGTAGACTCATTAGTTGCGATCCATAACCGTGCTGAGAAGAGCTTAATGGCAGCGAGGAAGTTATCGGCGCGTTTGTCGTAGCGTGTCGCCAAGCCTCTGGCGTGTTTGAGTTTTCCGAAGAAGCGCTCGATCAGGTTGCGATAGCGGTAGAGGAAGGCGCTGAAGGCGAAGCCCTTTCGTCGATTACGCTTTGCCGGGATGTTGGCGAAGCCGCCGTTGCTTTCGATCCGTGCGCGGATAGCATCGCTGTCATAGGCCTTGTCAGCCAGGAAAGTGCTGCCGGGTGGTACGACATCAAGCAGCGCTACAGCCTCGCGGCAATCGCTGGCTTGTCCTTCCGACAGATGCAGGCCGACCGGTAAACCCCGGCCATCAACCAGCGCAT
Proteins encoded in this window:
- a CDS encoding alpha,alpha-trehalose-phosphate synthase (UDP-forming) encodes the protein MTRLVVISNRVAVPKARGAAGAQGGLAGALNSALRKHGGIWFGWSGQEVDEYSGDIHVQRSADGVTTATIDLEPQDIEEYYNGYANSTLWPLFHYRIDLTEYEREFGRGYERVNERFADSVLPLIEKNDTVWVHDYHLMPLGERLRARGVNNQIGFFLHIPWPPTRLFVSLPYHERLVRSMLHYDLIGFQNDEWLESFLHYCRKELGAEVNDKTGEIRLDGRTSRAKSYPIGIDYDHFMAKGDTGKARQAQQRLMSSTRHRVAMIGVDRLDYSKGLPERIDGIGRFFDTYPDQVRDLVYIQIAPPSREDIGSYQDIRATLEQKTGQINGARSEVDVVPIRYVNKGYSQEELFGFYRAAKIGLVTPLRDGMNLVAKEYVAAQDPEDPGVLVLSRFAGAAQQLQDALLVNPHSPDDVSHNINRALHMPLAERKERWEKLIVTVREDNVLRWTDNFISDLQSAEMTQQA
- a CDS encoding glycoside hydrolase family 15 protein produces the protein MSNGETNLELWPIGNCQVSGLIDSRAGLVWGCVPRVDGDPVFCSLLNGDSGNVGVWRFELEGQVSATQCYDRNTPILITRLEAEDGSVVEISDFSPRFERSGRMYRPVAYARIVRPIAGAPRLKVTLKPMRDYGAQVAETTNGTNHIRYLVGPQALRLSTDAPVGYVLDQRVYRVESDQHFFLGPDEPFGGNIRSEVRRMEAQTRKYWQLWARGLATPFEWQDEVIRCAITLKLCQHEETGAIVAALTTSIPEAPNTGRNWDYRYCWIRDSYYTVQALNRLGALDVLEKYLAYLRNIVDDAKGGQIQPLYSVMGVAELDETTAPFLAGYRGMGPVRRGNAAYMQVQHDCYGQIVLPTTQAFFDKRLLRMATDRDFESLEQVGEMAWKMYDQPDAGLWEFRTRQEVHTYSSVMSWAACDRLANVADYLGKEDRAAHWRERADTIREKIETEAWVENGDGGHFGASFESDYLDASLLQMVELRFLEPDDPRFLSTFEMVERDLRRGEHMLRYAAEDDFGLPETAFNICTFWLIDALVRSGRKEEARELFCIMLGHRTKSGLLSEDMDFETGELWGNFPQTYSLVGVINCAGLISKSWNTVR
- the otsB gene encoding trehalose-phosphatase; the protein is MHGQISLEAPPALEALRGESDVALFLDFDGTLVEIAEGPEKISVPADLGKRLVDLGDRMDGRVALVSGRAIPNLENHLGQLPMARAGSHGIARLLPDGSTLGTEPEALPAAAIALLDDFIRDSGFMLETKPHGAALHYRAAPELEETGLEFAEKLAAEHDLHVKRGKSVIELVRPGADKGGAVRAFMEVPPFAGARPVFVGDDITDEDGFKAAEELGGFGILVGDRSPTSAKYRLPEIADVYDWLGL
- a CDS encoding TonB-dependent receptor → MKTRFLVAASSASMAAAALLASPAAAQSTGALDFEEDTIIVTGALQLGVGGVEIPDTPKAKQVLNQEVIREQRPGQTVNDIVNLVPGVSFQNNDPWGSSGGSFTIRGFGADRVSQTVDGIPLNDSGNYAMYTNQQVDSEVLESVNVNLGVTDIDSPTASAAGGTINIRTRRPADEFGITATFSYGDVVADGAGSRPYKRAFGMIDTGDLSGFGTYAFVSGSYTKYDNAFNNYGQIQKTQFNGRIFQDLGSNGDFLSISGHYNENRNNFAGSKYRATELQDLVDAGEKRARFYDINYPCTITSSPGVFETPAEVAAPGYVDPDGVNGCGADFDRRWNPSNTGNIRGSARLTLADNLILTLDPSYQYVKANGGGNEELLEGTRTINGVEYTGFIRGGYYFGRDLNGDGDMLDEVSGFDPSQTRTHRFGVIGSLAYEISDQHRVRLAYTWDHANHRQTGMTSMADINGDIQDVFPINDPLFTVDGFALNKRDRKSFAILNKVAGEYRGRFLEDDLTVVLGLAAPFFTRKLDQRCYTTSASGYIDCLGNQDTTAYEAANPNAAPPQKRTYKYDKLLPSAGFTYFFVPDASVFANYAKGISVPGTDPLYDSFYLDYTPEARPVPETTDSFDLGFRYQSGIVEAQIAGWFTRYNNRLATSYDPVLDEYLYRNLGRVDKYGIDASVAIRPTTNTLLYVFGSLNESEIKDDIQEGVDGDGLPVFLPTAGNRESGAPAYSFGARGQVSFGEFDLGAQVKHTGSRWVNDIHSAKTGSYTVVDLDLRYTVGQSPLGGDIALQLNVSNLFDEFYVGGYDGSLDNSGPNVQIGAPRAISGSILFGF
- a CDS encoding isopenicillin N synthase family dioxygenase translates to MTEVASVSLTRPLADFSDELGRSFTEYGFAIVRDHPIAPDLIARAWDLSRQFFALPEDVKRQYHLAGMGGARGYTPFGTERAKDAQINDLKEFWHVGRSLPPGDPLEEFMPPNVWPQEIEGFQQTFEELFLAFETTGRRILSAIALHLGLEEDFFDPTVENGNSVMRLLHYPPVPESADGAIRAAAHEDINTITLLLGAEESGLQLLSREGKWLSVAPPEGALAVNIGDMLQRLTNGVMRSTTHRVVNPVGEAARRSRYSMPFFLHFRPDFEIRALSQCVEEGREHEVEAPITAHDYLMQRLREINLV
- a CDS encoding NupC/NupG family nucleoside CNT transporter → MPEALTSLLGIAAIIAIAVLISTDRRNIRLRVVLAAFGLQAGMALFVLRVPWGRAAIRGLSDGVSALLSYANAGTEFLFGSAESNPLSGTFVISALPVIIFFASLVSIFYYLGVMQRVVRWLGGAIAWITGITRVESLGAAANIFVGQSESPLVVRPYLAALKPSQLFTLMTVGMAGVAGTILAAYAGVLGREYLPFLLAATFMSAPGGILMAKLIMPDTPGQYVDENGEIVLPRSRISAEGPAALTEGEKPHEVEVAETFEDGKVPANIIEAAAQGAQTGVKLAVAVGAMLLAFVALVALANGLLGAVGGWFGYPALSFQQILGWIFAPIMFLIGVPWGEAGYAGGLFGTKVVLNEFVAFIELDMVNASALGDRSRAIVTFALCGFANFSSIAIQMAVTGGLAPNQRPVIAKLGLRALAAGSLANLMSAALAGLFLQV
- a CDS encoding queuosine precursor transporter, producing the protein MMTASLPKALYVFTAFYGGMVCIAGVLGAKQVALGPLAVEAGIFPFLLLVAISSTVSAHYGKAVADLLVRFGFVPLIIAILLTFLVIQLPTDPGMYEPAKEAFPIILGQSWRLMAAGILAYGVSMTLNVYLFDRLGKIGSRFVAVRGAVASLISQVVDTLVFITVSFYGVRPISQLIAGQALAKVVLSIVLVPLLIRAFLAIARKIDGSGEAAAA
- a CDS encoding IS5 family transposase (programmed frameshift), coding for MSRRRFELTDFEWSVIEPLLPNKVRGVPRVDDRRVINGILWRFRTGSPWADIPERYGPYTTCYNRFVRWRKAGVWDRLLSSVSAAFDGELVMIDSSSIRVHQHGATPKKGAPNRCMGRSRGGLTTKIHALVDGRGLPVGLHLSEGQASDCREAVALLDVVPPGSTFLADKAYDSDAIRARIESNGGFANIPAKRNRRKGFAFSAFLYRYRNLIERFFGKLKHARGLATRYDKRADNFLAAIKLFSARLWIATNESTA